The proteins below come from a single Elusimicrobiaceae bacterium genomic window:
- the pepT gene encoding peptidase T, with translation MKKLLSLFVCVVLPLCAAAQQNWKAVMRYNKQSAKTALSQRLSKYVTYDTTSNADVAKVPSSKGQLAFGKVLAKELKSIGAKNVKISKSGIVTAEIPATTTKPAPTLAFLAHLDTSASSSGKNVVPQIHSKYRGGDIVINQAQNLRLTEYNSPQLLHARGHDIMTASGGTLLGADDKAGIAIIMTFADYLLGNTSIEHGPIKIAFTPDEEISTGIKTIDLTDLNADYAYTVDGGNLGETTVENFNGRSFTAVFNGERGVHAGSAMNSSFADNVLMASDFHTLLPRHRRPETTSGRQGFVFVNSIETKENQSVVKGTIRAFTDEELTDLTEIVKQTFQTVKALNPKNTGTELSFEDQYKNVKEVLPSKVIEILEQAMIKEEVTPKRVSARRETDGIFLSFNGLPTADIFAGMFNPHSQLEYADIDIMEASLRTLLTTTSYWNLETKPQP, from the coding sequence ATGAAAAAACTACTCTCGCTTTTTGTCTGTGTTGTGTTGCCGCTATGTGCGGCAGCACAACAAAATTGGAAAGCAGTTATGCGCTATAACAAACAAAGCGCCAAAACCGCTCTTTCCCAAAGACTGAGCAAATACGTCACCTATGACACCACTTCCAATGCAGATGTTGCCAAAGTCCCTTCCTCCAAAGGACAACTTGCCTTTGGAAAGGTCTTGGCGAAAGAACTGAAAAGTATTGGAGCCAAAAATGTAAAAATCAGCAAAAGCGGTATCGTGACGGCCGAAATTCCCGCCACAACCACCAAACCGGCACCCACGCTTGCTTTTTTGGCCCACTTAGACACCTCTGCATCTTCTTCTGGCAAAAATGTAGTACCGCAGATTCATAGCAAATACAGAGGGGGCGATATCGTAATAAACCAAGCCCAAAACTTGCGTTTAACAGAATATAACAGCCCTCAGCTCTTGCATGCACGCGGTCATGATATCATGACTGCTTCCGGCGGCACCTTGCTTGGCGCAGATGACAAAGCCGGCATCGCCATCATTATGACTTTTGCTGATTATTTACTGGGAAATACCAGCATTGAACATGGCCCCATCAAAATTGCGTTTACGCCAGACGAAGAAATTTCTACCGGTATCAAAACGATAGATTTGACGGATTTAAATGCCGATTATGCTTATACCGTAGACGGTGGAAATTTGGGAGAGACGACTGTGGAGAATTTTAACGGCCGTTCTTTTACCGCTGTATTTAACGGAGAACGCGGTGTACATGCCGGTTCTGCCATGAATTCCTCCTTTGCAGACAACGTGCTCATGGCTTCTGACTTTCACACTTTGTTGCCACGCCATCGCCGGCCTGAAACAACCTCCGGCAGACAAGGATTCGTTTTCGTCAATTCCATTGAAACCAAAGAAAATCAAAGTGTGGTAAAAGGAACGATTCGAGCATTTACCGATGAAGAACTGACCGATCTTACGGAAATTGTAAAACAAACATTCCAAACGGTTAAAGCCTTAAATCCTAAAAACACCGGAACCGAACTTTCGTTTGAAGACCAATACAAGAATGTAAAAGAGGTACTCCCCTCAAAAGTTATTGAGATATTGGAACAAGCGATGATTAAAGAGGAAGTGACCCCAAAACGAGTTTCGGCACGTAGAGAAACAGACGGCATATTCTTATCTTTTAATGGTTTGCCTACGGCAGATATTTTTGCCGGAATGTTTAACCCACATAGCCAACTTGAGTATGCAGATATAGACATCATGGAGGCTTCTTTACGCACTTTACTCACCACCACTTCCTATTGGAATCTGGAAACAAAACCTCAACCTTAA